The Bacteroidota bacterium region AGGTATTGAGTGAGTATTTACATTTATCATAAATACTTTTTGTTGCTACTATAGCAATATGATTACATTTGTAACCGCATGAATGTAATTGGAATTATAAGAGAAGGTAAGCAACCCGCAGATTTAAGAACACCTTTAACACCTCAGCAATGTGTAGAGGTAATGCAAAATTTCCCCGAAGTAAAGATAATTGTACAGCCATCTTCAGCTAGATGTTTTAAGGATGAAGCTTATATAAATGCCGGAATTGAAGTTAAAGAGGATTTATCGGAATGTGATATTCTTTTAGGAGTAAAAGAAGTTCCTATAAAGGAATTACTGGCCAATAAAACGTATTTGTTTTTTTCGCATACTATCAAGAAACAGGCTCATAATAGAAATTTACTTCGCCATATTTTAAGAAATAATATTACGCTTATTGATTATGAAACTCTGGTGTGGGAGGCTGGCAACAGAATTATTGGTTTTGGCCGCTTTGCCGGATTAGTGGGTACTCACTATGCCTTTTTAATGTGGGGCAAGAAATATGGATTTTATAATTTGAAAGCAGCTAATGAGTGTATTGATTTAGCTGATATGATTAAACAGTATAATGATCTGATATTACCTCCGATGAAAATTGTTTTATGTGGAGATGGTAGAGTGGCTCATGGTTGTTTGGAGTTGTTGCGTAAACTGAAAATTCATCAGGTTAGTCAGGAAGAGTTTGTTGATAATAATTATAATGAACCTGTTTATGTTCATTTAAGAAGTGAAGACTATTATGTAAGAAAAGACGGGAAGAGGTGGGATAAAGCTGATTTTTATAAACACCCTGAAGATTACATCAGTGCTTTTCAACCTTATTATCAAAAAGCGGATATTATGTTAAATGGAATTTTTTGGAAACAGGATATTCCTACTTTCTTTTCGCATGAAGAGATGAAAAGCAGTAATTTCAGAATTAAGGTAATCAGTGATATTACTTGTGATATTCCAGGGCCTTTACCCTCAACTGTTAAAAGTACTACTATTGAAAATCCTTTTTATGGTTACAATGCATTTTTAGAAAAGGAAGTAGAAGCTTTTTTACCCAATTCTATTGATGTACAAGCGGTGGGTAATTTACCTTGTGAATTGCCTGTAGATGCTTCGACTGAATTTGGAGAACAATTGTTAAGACATGTATTGCCAAATTTGCTAATTGAGGATAAGGATAAAATAATAGCACATGCTACTATAGCAAAGAATGGTAGTTTAACTGAAAAATATAGTTACCTAAAAGATTACGTAGCTTAAATTAAAGCTTATAATATAGATAATGGCGAAACGCGGAGGATTTAATAATAACGAAAAACAAATTGAGGTAGGGAAAGCTCCAATTAACAAAGAAACTTTATCGGAAGCATTGGCTTTATTTTCATACTTACGTCCTTATCGATTTAAGTTTATTTGGGGCTTGGTATTTATAGCTTTATCTGCTATATCGACATTGGCATTTCCTATTTTGTTAGGAAAAATGATTGATGCTGCTTCTCCCGGTTTATCTAATGAGTTGCCTAGTGGTAATAATCCAATTCAACAATCAATAGGTTTTGATTTGAAATCGGTTCAATTGGGTTTGAATACTATTTTGGTATTGATATTTGTACAACTGACCTTGCAAACGGTTTTCTCTTTTATGAGAATTTATTTGTTTACTGAAGTAGGTGAAAAATCGTTGGCTGATATGCGTAAGGATTTATATACTAAATTACTTACCATGCCAATGAGCTTTTATACTGAACAACGTGTGGGGGAATTAAGCAGTAGAATATCGTCTGACTTATCGCAAATACAGGATGCTATTTCTTTGACACTGGCTGAATTTTTACGTGGCTTATTTACTTTGGTAGTTGGGCTATCTGTTATCTTTATTATATCGTCTAAGTTGGCTTTTGCTATGTTGGCAGTGGTACCTGTTATAGCTGTATTAGCAGTTGTATTTGGTTTACGCATTAGAAAAATGTCGAGAAAAGCCCAAGACCAGTTGGCGGAAAGTGGAACCATTGTAAATGAAACTTTTCAAGGTATAGCTATAGTTAAAGCTTTTAGTAGTGAGGCTAATGAAATAAAACGTTATACGAAAAGTATTTTTGGTGTGGTTGATACGGCTATTTCTAATGCACGATATAGGGGAGCGTTTGTATCGTTTATGATATTCAGTGTTTTTGGTGCGATTGCTTTTGTGATGTGGATTGGTGCTAATATGATAAAAACAGGGGATTTAACGATTGGAGATTTGACCATGTTTGTTATTATTTCCGGTTTTGTTGGAGGAACATTTGCAGGTTTTGCTGATATGTTCAGCCAACTACAAAAAACATTGGGTGCTACGCAAAGGGTAAGGGAATTAATGCGTGAAAAAGGGGAGGATGTGGCTATTGTTGAAACGGCTGTTGATACTAAGTATAAGTTGGAAGGTGCTGTTGAATTTAAAAATGTAGCTTTTGCTTACCCAAGCAGATTGGATGTTACTGTATTGAACAATATTAATTTAGTTGCTAATATTGGTCAGCAAATTGCTTTGGTTGGCCCAAGTGGAGCAGGTAAATCAACTATAGCTTCTTTGTTATTGCAGTTTTATAAGGCTACTGAAGGCAATATATTTTATGATGGAAAGAATGTAAATGAAATTCCATTGAGTCAATTGCGCAAACAGTTAGCATATGTGCCTCAAGATGTAATGTTGTTTGGCGGGACGCTGTATGAAAACATTGCTTATGGTAATCCTTTAGCCAATGAAGCGGAAGTAATAGAGGCTGCTAAAAAAGCAAATGCATTAGACTTTATTATGGCATTTCCTGACAAAATGCAAACTATAGTAGGGGAAAGAGGTATTAAACTTTCGGGTGGACAACGCCAACGTATTGCTATTGCCAGAGCTATTTTAAAGAACCCGGCTATTTTAATTTTGGATGAGGCTACGAGTGCATTGGATAGTGAGAGTGAAAGTTTGGTACAGGAAGCGTTGGATAATTTGATGCGTGACAGAACTACTTTTGTGATTGCACATCGTTTATCAACTATACGTAAGGCTGATAAAATACTGCTTATTGATAAAGGTGTTGTAGCAGAACAAGGCACGCACGATGATTTAATAAAAAATGAAAAGGGTGTTTATAGGAAATTAGTTGAATTGCAAATTGATTCATTTTAACGCATTCACTAGGTAAGTCCTTTTTCTTAAAAATAGCCTATCAAAATATAGTTATAATAGCTTTATTTGCAGTACATGAGAAGAAAAGTTAATGTACTACTTATTTTATTGTGCTTTGCCATTAATGTATTTGCGCAAAGTGATACGGTAATCAGGGTTGCTTTAATTATGCCTTTCTGTGGTAAGCAACTCATTCATTCTCCCAATAATAAAAATGCTGAATTGGCTAATGCCTGCAGAGAGTATTACCAGGGAATGTTAATAGCTTGTGATACTTTACGCAAGGCCGGTTACGATATTGAAATTACTGTATTTGATACGGAGCGTGATTCGGTAAAATTCCTTAAAATTTTAAATAAAGAGGAAGTACAGAATGCTCATTTTATAATTGGGCCTGTAGTAAAGGAAGGCCAATTGATGATGCAGAATTACAACAACAAGAAAAATGCTTATCAATTATCTCCTCTATTTACATTTACAAAAACAAAAATTAATAATCCTAAATCTATATCAGCTTACCCTGATTTAAGTTTTTATGCTGATTATGTATATGCGCATTTAACAAACCTGATTGGAACAGGAAATTTGATTGTTTTAACAGGAAAGGATGCAGCTGACAAAGCTTTGGCAAACAGATTTAAGGAACTTTCAAAACCGGGAGCCGGTATAAAAGTAAAAACGCTTGAGCTTACTAAAAAAGCGGAATTGGATAAACTTTTTAGTGTAGATAAACCCAACACTATTTTATTTGCTTGTGATGATGAAAGCCAAATAAATGCAGTTTTAAATACTTTGAATGATACTACTGTTGATTATAAAATAAGTACTTATGGTTTAAGAAAGATGTTGGATTTTAAGTCGATTGATTTAGCGCTTTGGGAAAATTGCAATATGCATATTGTAACTCCTTTTTACGTTGACTATTCAAAAGAGTTGGCCAAGAAATTTATTGAAACATACCGTATTTATTACGAAACGGAGCCCAGTGAATATGCTATTGTAGGATATGACCAGTTTTTTTATAGCATGTATGTGTACAAGCAAACGAATGGAAATTTAAAAAAGGCTCATAAGGTGGCTGCTATACCATTGATGTCTAATCAATTTTTATATAAGGAAAAAACGGAGACGCAGGGTTTACAAAATGGATATTTAAATATTCTTAAAGTAAGTCAGGATGGATTGCAAAAAGTAGATTAAGTTTTAGTAAGAAGTAAGCTGTTTATCTTTTGGATATTTTACTTCTAAGCTAAATTTAACTGTTTTGCTTTCATCGGCATTTAATTCCAGTTTCCAAGTAAGTTTGCCGCTGGCTGCATCATAGGTAGCGCCATTGTACTCTAGTAATTTTACTTCTATTTCACTGCTGTTTGAAACGGGTATTTGGTCTTCAACTGTTAGAATAACTTTGTCTTTCAATGTGTTTTTTACCTTTATTTCATAGGTAGTTTCTTCTTTTTTTGTTGAACCGAAGAATGATTTTGAACTAAAATCTTTTAACTTGGTTCTTTCTACTTGAATACGTTTATCTTTTCCTAAGGTAAGTAACAAAGTATCGTTAGCCGTTGGGCTGATAAAGGTTTTACCTGTAAATGTGCCATCGTAATATACATTGGCTTCGCCACTGATTTGGTTAATTAAATCGTTGGCTAACACCTGTGCTGTTACAAAAACATCTTTGTTTAATTTAGGTACTACTGAATATCCGTATATAGCCTCTTGTGCAAAATTTGATAAATCAACCTGGTGGTTTTGGTTATCGCTTGGAATGTTATAAGCTATATTGGTTTCAAATTCGGTATTAAACATATTTTGTGTGATGTTTTGATTATAGAATTTTGCTTTATAGGTACCTTGAGTTGGTTCGTCTTTATCTACTATCATGTCGTAGCTTTCTGTTTTGCTTATTACAACTTCTTTCAATTGCTTTCTAGGATATATATTTTTAAAACCTAACCAGTTGGTTTGTAATTCCGGTTTTATACCGCCTAAAGCTGGATTGGCGGTGGTTAGTTTTAACTGTACATTATTCCAGTCTTCGCCTGTAGCTTGGTTAATATTGGCTTTTAAATAAAACTGTACTTTACTCTTATTGTCTTTTACACGTATATCGTAAAAGGGTGACCAGCTTACATTGCCCACTAAATAGGTTAAAACAATAGGTGCCTGTTCTATATTGTTTTCTGCTTTAATGGTTAAAATAATTTCGTTTGACAGGGATAGTTTTCCTTCGT contains the following coding sequences:
- a CDS encoding NAD(P)-dependent oxidoreductase translates to MNVIGIIREGKQPADLRTPLTPQQCVEVMQNFPEVKIIVQPSSARCFKDEAYINAGIEVKEDLSECDILLGVKEVPIKELLANKTYLFFSHTIKKQAHNRNLLRHILRNNITLIDYETLVWEAGNRIIGFGRFAGLVGTHYAFLMWGKKYGFYNLKAANECIDLADMIKQYNDLILPPMKIVLCGDGRVAHGCLELLRKLKIHQVSQEEFVDNNYNEPVYVHLRSEDYYVRKDGKRWDKADFYKHPEDYISAFQPYYQKADIMLNGIFWKQDIPTFFSHEEMKSSNFRIKVISDITCDIPGPLPSTVKSTTIENPFYGYNAFLEKEVEAFLPNSIDVQAVGNLPCELPVDASTEFGEQLLRHVLPNLLIEDKDKIIAHATIAKNGSLTEKYSYLKDYVA
- a CDS encoding ABC transporter transmembrane domain-containing protein gives rise to the protein MAKRGGFNNNEKQIEVGKAPINKETLSEALALFSYLRPYRFKFIWGLVFIALSAISTLAFPILLGKMIDAASPGLSNELPSGNNPIQQSIGFDLKSVQLGLNTILVLIFVQLTLQTVFSFMRIYLFTEVGEKSLADMRKDLYTKLLTMPMSFYTEQRVGELSSRISSDLSQIQDAISLTLAEFLRGLFTLVVGLSVIFIISSKLAFAMLAVVPVIAVLAVVFGLRIRKMSRKAQDQLAESGTIVNETFQGIAIVKAFSSEANEIKRYTKSIFGVVDTAISNARYRGAFVSFMIFSVFGAIAFVMWIGANMIKTGDLTIGDLTMFVIISGFVGGTFAGFADMFSQLQKTLGATQRVRELMREKGEDVAIVETAVDTKYKLEGAVEFKNVAFAYPSRLDVTVLNNINLVANIGQQIALVGPSGAGKSTIASLLLQFYKATEGNIFYDGKNVNEIPLSQLRKQLAYVPQDVMLFGGTLYENIAYGNPLANEAEVIEAAKKANALDFIMAFPDKMQTIVGERGIKLSGGQRQRIAIARAILKNPAILILDEATSALDSESESLVQEALDNLMRDRTTFVIAHRLSTIRKADKILLIDKGVVAEQGTHDDLIKNEKGVYRKLVELQIDSF
- a CDS encoding ABC transporter substrate-binding protein translates to MRRKVNVLLILLCFAINVFAQSDTVIRVALIMPFCGKQLIHSPNNKNAELANACREYYQGMLIACDTLRKAGYDIEITVFDTERDSVKFLKILNKEEVQNAHFIIGPVVKEGQLMMQNYNNKKNAYQLSPLFTFTKTKINNPKSISAYPDLSFYADYVYAHLTNLIGTGNLIVLTGKDAADKALANRFKELSKPGAGIKVKTLELTKKAELDKLFSVDKPNTILFACDDESQINAVLNTLNDTTVDYKISTYGLRKMLDFKSIDLALWENCNMHIVTPFYVDYSKELAKKFIETYRIYYETEPSEYAIVGYDQFFYSMYVYKQTNGNLKKAHKVAAIPLMSNQFLYKEKTETQGLQNGYLNILKVSQDGLQKVD
- a CDS encoding DUF4139 domain-containing protein — encoded protein: MQKHKSILVTITLFFTLSLSAQTGSVQDDFITTNKKSTEKKVHSTITHVTVFSGQAQVTRIAKVNVEAGVYNIIFDKLSPYININSLEVKSDAGFTLLSVSSRNNAQNKTEKPTDIIELEDSLNNINAALADFKADKETIVFQKDLMLANKNVGSNQVGVKSDELEDLMDLYKKKLDDFKTNWFRLGALEKKHNEYKRAVEMQLSEYNEGKLSLSNEIILTIKAENNIEQAPIVLTYLVGNVSWSPFYDIRVKDNKSKVQFYLKANINQATGEDWNNVQLKLTTANPALGGIKPELQTNWLGFKNIYPRKQLKEVVISKTESYDMIVDKDEPTQGTYKAKFYNQNITQNMFNTEFETNIAYNIPSDNQNHQVDLSNFAQEAIYGYSVVPKLNKDVFVTAQVLANDLINQISGEANVYYDGTFTGKTFISPTANDTLLLTLGKDKRIQVERTKLKDFSSKSFFGSTKKEETTYEIKVKNTLKDKVILTVEDQIPVSNSSEIEVKLLEYNGATYDAASGKLTWKLELNADESKTVKFSLEVKYPKDKQLTSY